The Neomonachus schauinslandi chromosome 4, ASM220157v2, whole genome shotgun sequence genome includes a region encoding these proteins:
- the LOC110578480 gene encoding 60S acidic ribosomal protein P1-like gives MTVQGYSLVRAYGCAIPLRKSGEHIYHRTTLGSARSATAHTVASLLELACIYLTLILHDDEMTVMEDKINALLKAAGVNVEPCWPGLFTKAVANVNIGSPICNVGAGGPAPAAGATPAGGPAPSTRSTPTEEKKVEAKKEESEESDDHMHFGLFD, from the exons ATGACTGTACAGGGCTACTCCttagttagggcctatggatGTGCCATTCCCTTAAGGAAAAGTGGAGAACATATATACCATCG CACCACACTCGGCAGTGCCCGCTCAGCAACTGCCCACACCGTGGCCTCCCTCTTGGAGCTTGCCTGCATCTACTTGACCCTCATCCTGCACGATGATGAGATGACTGTCATGGAGGATAAGATCAATGCCCTCCTTAAAGCAGCAGGTGTAAATGTTGAACCTTGCTGGCCTGGCTTGTTTACAAAGGCCGTGGCCAATGTCAACATCGGGAGCCCCATCTGCAATGTAGGGGCTGGCGGACCCGCCCCAGCAGCTGGTGCTACACCAGCAGGAGGTCCTGCTCCCTCCACCAGGTCTACCCCCACTGAGGAGAAGAAAgtggaagcaaagaaagaagaatcagaGGAGTCTGATGATCACATGCACTTTGGTCTTTTTGACTAA